A single genomic interval of Flavihumibacter rivuli harbors:
- the nosD gene encoding nitrous oxide reductase family maturation protein NosD has protein sequence MKHLLLYLLLFLSFRHAGATTFSIAPGNDINTVINRSAAGDTILFLPGTHATRGIVVDHPLFLIGKGNATLDGQGKYEIITVRSDNVIIEGLHLFHSGYSSINDLAGIHIYNARNVLVRNNSFTNNYFAIYLQHVSHSVIMNNKLESDAANEIESGNGIHCWKSDSLVIAGNSITGHRDGIYFEFVTASNIINNKSFGNIRYGLHFMFSHNDLYVNNTFSNNGAGVAIMYTKHVRMYKNKFINNWGNAAYGILMKDISDSHAEGNEFNRNTAAIYMEGSSRIMITRNRFTNNGYAMKIQASCDNNNIVNNNFQGNSFDVATNGSLVLNYFTNNFWDKYEGYDLDRDGKGDVPYRPTSLFTILVERNASAMMLLRSPITSLVEKAEKILPVFTPESMKDNAPLMKPLPL, from the coding sequence ATGAAGCATTTACTACTATACCTGTTGCTATTCCTATCCTTCCGGCACGCCGGGGCAACAACTTTTTCCATTGCACCAGGCAATGATATCAATACGGTGATCAATCGTTCTGCCGCAGGAGACACCATCTTGTTCCTGCCAGGAACCCATGCCACCAGGGGCATTGTAGTTGACCATCCGTTGTTCCTGATCGGAAAAGGCAATGCCACCCTTGACGGGCAAGGCAAGTACGAGATCATCACAGTCCGTTCTGACAATGTCATCATTGAAGGCTTACATCTTTTCCATTCAGGCTACTCCAGCATCAATGACCTGGCAGGTATCCATATCTATAATGCCCGGAATGTCCTGGTACGCAACAATTCATTCACCAATAATTATTTCGCCATCTATCTCCAGCATGTTTCCCATTCGGTGATCATGAACAACAAGCTAGAAAGCGATGCCGCCAATGAAATCGAAAGCGGCAATGGTATCCACTGCTGGAAGAGCGATAGCCTGGTCATTGCAGGCAATAGCATAACAGGCCACCGTGATGGCATCTATTTTGAATTTGTCACTGCTTCCAATATCATCAACAATAAGAGCTTTGGCAATATCCGTTACGGGCTGCACTTCATGTTCTCCCACAACGACCTCTATGTCAACAACACCTTTAGCAATAACGGGGCAGGTGTTGCCATCATGTACACGAAGCATGTGCGGATGTACAAGAACAAGTTCATCAATAATTGGGGAAATGCAGCATACGGTATACTGATGAAAGACATCAGCGACAGCCATGCAGAAGGCAATGAATTCAACCGCAACACAGCGGCCATCTATATGGAAGGCAGCAGCAGGATCATGATCACCAGGAACCGCTTTACCAATAATGGTTATGCCATGAAGATCCAGGCGAGTTGCGACAACAACAATATCGTCAATAACAATTTCCAGGGCAACTCTTTTGATGTGGCAACCAATGGATCATTGGTGCTCAACTATTTCACCAACAATTTCTGGGATAAGTATGAAGGCTATGATCTGGACAGGGATGGCAAGGGCGACGTGCCCTACCGTCCGACCAGCCTGTTCACCATACTGGTTGAACGGAATGCCAGTGCCATGATGCTTTTGAGAAGCCCCATTACATCCCTGGTAGAAAAAGCGGAGAAGATCCTGCCGGTCTTTACCCCTGAAAGCATGAAGGACAATGCCCCTTTAATGAAACCCTTACCATTATGA